The segment ATATATGTCCCGGCCGTCTCAATTCCGAAGGTTTGATATCCGGATCCAGCATGGCCTTGACCGTCTGGGCCCGCTCGTGAGCGGAAATACCGGTGGTAGTATCTTTATAGTCTATCGACACGGTAAATGCCGTTTCATGGTTGTCGGTATTATGCTGCACCATGGCATTCAATTCCAACTGGTCCAGCCGTTCCCCTTTCATGGGTACACAGATTAATCCCCGGCCGTATTTAGCCATGAAATTTATAGCAGATGCATCGGCCTTTTCTGCGGCCATCAGCAGGTCGCCTTCATTTTCCCGGTCCTCGTCATCTACTACCACAACCATTTTGCCCGCTTCGATATCTTGAATCGCTTCATCGATAGTATTAAATTTCATTTTGTCTCTCCTCCTTAAGAATATATGCCGAGAAATTCACCGCTCCTACTCAAGTATACATACGGCTAGGCCAGCAGAGCTGGCAAGTCTTCTATGCCTCCGGGGGCTTTTGAAATAATGTTTAAATAAAGCCGCTTTCTGCTAATAATGCAGCGGTAACACCGGCCGGCCGTTTGTCTTGGCCTTCCTTCTGCCATGAAAGCAGTCTCGCTACATATTTGGCCAGCATGTCAACCTCTATATTTACCACATCTCCCACTCTCTTAAAACCCAGGGTAGTCGCTTTGGCCGTATGCGGGATAAGGGACACACTAAAACCTTTATCATCCACGTCCACCACCGTCAAACTGATACCATCTAAAGCCACAGACCCTTTCGGTATCACAAACTGCAGCATCTCTCCGGGCGCCTCCACGCGGGTAACCAGAGCAATGTCCACCTGCTCTTGGCCCGTAATTAGGCCGGTGCTGTCAATATGCCCGCTGACTAGATGACCACCCAGACGATCACCTAGCCGCATGGCCCGCTCTAGATTTACCTGATCCCGAGAACGCAGTGCCTTAAGGCTAGTGCGGTTGAGGGTCTCTGCCATAACATCGGCATAAAACTTCTGCTCACTAAAACCAGTTACCGTCAGACAGACGCCGTTAACTGCGATACTATCACCTAATTTAACTCCCTCTAAGACCTCCGCGGCTTCTATCTCCAACACTGCGGATTTAGGGCCGTGACGGATGCTTTTTACTGTGCCAAGTTCTTCTACTAATCCTGTAAACATGAGTGCCTCCTCTCAAGCAGCAGACCCAGGTCCTGGGGATAACGGTCCATTTTCAGCAGGTCAAATGCTTTAGCCTGCTCCACCGCTGCCACACCCAATCCGGCTATGGGGCCAGGAGCATCTTTGCCGCCAATGATTTTATAACCCATAAATAGATATAATAAATCAACCAAGTCCTGGTCAAAAAAACTACCGTGCACCGCTGCGCCGCCTTCCACCAATAGTCCAGTTATCTGCCTTTGTCCTAGCTCTGTCAGCAGCTCATTAAGGTTAATGCTAGTATTGCCATCCTGGACCAACAAATTTACACCTTGATCCGCCAAATATTTTCTCTTAGCGGCATCGCTGGCGTCAGTAGTTACCACTAGGGTTGGCGCATCATTTACATCCAATAAATGGCTGTCCAAGGGAATGCGCAGCCGGGAATCCAATATCACCCGCAGTGGGTTAATGGTTTCCCTTCCTGGTAATCTGACGGTAAGACGGGGATTGTCCGCTAATACCGTATTGATACCCACCAAAATGGCATCGTAACGATGGCGCAGATATCGCCCCCGCTGGCGCGCTTTTTCCCCGGTTATCCACTGAGAACTGCCGGTACGGGTGGCAATTTTTCCATCCAAGCTGACCGCCATCTTAGCTGCCACTAGCGGTTTGCCGGTGGTAATGTATTTTATAAAGGGTAAGTTTATTAATCTAGCCTTTTCTGCCATGACGCCGACCTCTACCTCCACCCCAGCCTGGCGCAGCATAGCGATACCACGGCCTGAAACCAAGGGATTGGGGTCTTCCATGGCCACCACTACTCGCCGGGGCCGGGCCTCGGTCAAAGCCTGGGCACAGGGCGGTGTGCGACCGTGATGAGAGCAGGGCTCCAGGGTCACATAGACGGTGCTTCCCACGGTCCTTTCGCCGGCCATAGCCAAAGCATGCACCTCGGCATGGGGCGTACCGGCCTTTTGATGGTATCCTTCACCTACCACAGTGCCATCTTTAACAATCACGGCCCCCACCAGTGGATTTGGGCTAGTACATCCTTCTGCTTTTTTAGCCAAATCCAATGCCCGGCGCATATGGCGCAGGTCTTCGCTATTAACCATGTTCCGTCTCCTTCCACATCAGTTCCCGATCATAATAATTTTAATCAAATTTTTGGGCAACTTTTAGCCACAGCCCATAATTTCCTAGACATAAATAAAACCCGGAGGACATAATACCTCCGGGGACATAAACATACAAATCTACCGTAATAGTCTCCTTCTCCCATCCAGACTGTAACTGTCGGCTCCGGAATTACACCAGATCAGCCTTGCGGCTCGCGGGCTTTACCGCCGGTAAGGATTTTCACCTTGCCCCGAAGGAAATACTTGCTATGTAATTTAGAAATATTATATCACTGCTCGGTAGGATAGTCAACAAACTGACCGTCGTTAAACAGCAATAACTTGACAAAATGGTGTCAGGCACCATTTTGTCAAGTTATTTTGTCCAGTATTATCATCCAGTATTATCATCCGGTATTGTTACCCGGTATTGTTAAAGAAAAAAAGCCGGCGGAACCGACTTTAGATTATTATGCAGATAAGGCCGCCGCTGCCGTCGTTGGCGATACGCTGCAGTGTTTCCCGAAGCTTATCTCTTGCGTTTTCGGGCATGCGGTAAAGCTTGCCCTGAATGCCTTCACGAACCAATTCGTGCAGGGACTTGCCAAATATTTCTGTATCCCAGATTCTCTGGGGATCTTCTTCGAATTCGCCCATGATGTAGGTAACCAGGTCTTCACATTGCTTTTCGGTACCGATCAGCGGTGTAATGCTGGTGGTTATGTCTGCCTTGATTAGATGGTAGGATGCTGCCTTGGCAGTGAGGCGTACACCAAAGTTGCCGCCCTTTCTAATTAATTCTGGCTCTACCAATTCCATCTCGTCAAGTGAGGGAGTAACAATCCCATAACCCGTAGCTTTAGCTTCATTATATCCCATAGCAATAGTATCATATTCTTTCTTAGCAACGGATAGTTCCTTCATCAGCTTAAATAGGGTATGGTCGTCTTCAATGGTATAGCCGGTTTCCTCCTGCAGCATCTCGTAGAACAACCCTTCCCGGCCCTCTAACTCGACATTGACCTCACCGGTGCCAAGGTTCATCTCATTGAGCCGGATAAGGCCTACCAGCTCGGAATTTCCCATTTCTTCTAGAGATACATCTACATCACGCAGTCGGTTAATTTTATCTACAGCCTCGGTGACCAGGTTTTCCAGGTCAAAACGCAGCCAGTGGTCATACCGCAGTTCCTGAATCCATTTAGGTACATTAACATTTACATGGCTGATGGGGAATTCGTAAAGGGCTTCCTCCAGCACTCGATATATATCATCGGAACTCATTTGGGCACAATCCAACGGCAGTACCGGTACATCGTAATCCTGTTCCAATTTATGTGCCAATTCCACGGTAGCCTGTGCATATGGCTGACTGGAATTCAAAACCACTACAAATGGTTTATTTAACTCTTTTAATTCACTGATTACCCTTTCTTCCGCACCCAGATAGCTGTCACGCTGAATATCAGTAACGGAGCCGTCAGTCACTACTACCAGGCCGATGGTGGAATGCTCTTCAATCACTTTTCGGGTACCGGTTTCTGCAGCATCTTGAAACGGGATTTCCTCGTCATACCATGGTGTCTTCACCATACGCGGGCCGCCTT is part of the Metallumcola ferriviriculae genome and harbors:
- the spoIVA gene encoding stage IV sporulation protein A, which translates into the protein MQKYDIFKDISERTGGDIYLGVVGPVRTGKSTFIKRFMDLMVLPNIIDANDRTRAVDELPQSGAGKTIMTTEPKFIPADAVGIRVKEGLEMNVRLVDCVGYAVPGALGYEEEGGPRMVKTPWYDEEIPFQDAAETGTRKVIEEHSTIGLVVVTDGSVTDIQRDSYLGAEERVISELKELNKPFVVVLNSSQPYAQATVELAHKLEQDYDVPVLPLDCAQMSSDDIYRVLEEALYEFPISHVNVNVPKWIQELRYDHWLRFDLENLVTEAVDKINRLRDVDVSLEEMGNSELVGLIRLNEMNLGTGEVNVELEGREGLFYEMLQEETGYTIEDDHTLFKLMKELSVAKKEYDTIAMGYNEAKATGYGIVTPSLDEMELVEPELIRKGGNFGVRLTAKAASYHLIKADITTSITPLIGTEKQCEDLVTYIMGEFEEDPQRIWDTEIFGKSLHELVREGIQGKLYRMPENARDKLRETLQRIANDGSGGLICIII
- a CDS encoding riboflavin synthase, whose amino-acid sequence is MFTGLVEELGTVKSIRHGPKSAVLEIEAAEVLEGVKLGDSIAVNGVCLTVTGFSEQKFYADVMAETLNRTSLKALRSRDQVNLERAMRLGDRLGGHLVSGHIDSTGLITGQEQVDIALVTRVEAPGEMLQFVIPKGSVALDGISLTVVDVDDKGFSVSLIPHTAKATTLGFKRVGDVVNIEVDMLAKYVARLLSWQKEGQDKRPAGVTAALLAESGFI
- the ribD gene encoding bifunctional diaminohydroxyphosphoribosylaminopyrimidine deaminase/5-amino-6-(5-phosphoribosylamino)uracil reductase RibD, whose product is MVNSEDLRHMRRALDLAKKAEGCTSPNPLVGAVIVKDGTVVGEGYHQKAGTPHAEVHALAMAGERTVGSTVYVTLEPCSHHGRTPPCAQALTEARPRRVVVAMEDPNPLVSGRGIAMLRQAGVEVEVGVMAEKARLINLPFIKYITTGKPLVAAKMAVSLDGKIATRTGSSQWITGEKARQRGRYLRHRYDAILVGINTVLADNPRLTVRLPGRETINPLRVILDSRLRIPLDSHLLDVNDAPTLVVTTDASDAAKRKYLADQGVNLLVQDGNTSINLNELLTELGQRQITGLLVEGGAAVHGSFFDQDLVDLLYLFMGYKIIGGKDAPGPIAGLGVAAVEQAKAFDLLKMDRYPQDLGLLLERRHSCLQD